The Cyanobacteria bacterium GSL.Bin1 DNA window CCGGGGGTTCTAAGGGCAAGATGGTTAAGGCGACTAGAATTGCTTCTAAATTGTCTTGCAGTCGTTTTGAGCCCTTCTTTTTAGCACCAAACCGGAGTTCACAGGCGACGATGATACTGGTATAGATGTTAGCTTCGCCTACTTGCTTAATTTGATGTGCGACAAGCCCTGTTGGTTTTTTCACGAGATCGGAAACGATATTTGTATCCAACAAGTAAGACACGGTTAAAGCTCAATTTCCTCTAGGGGCGGCAATCCTTCGTCAACATCGGGAAAGTCTTCATCTAATTGGGGAAGGGTGGCTAAGACGGCTAACAAAGAAGGCTTGCCAACGGGTTCGATAATGAGACAGTGATTCTCTTTGCGGAGGATGACTTCATTACTGGGCAACTGAAACTCACTGGGAATTCTCAGCATTTGTTGGTCTCCATCGCACCAGAGATGTACTTGGCACTGGCTTTCCATAACTAATCATCTCAACTTTGTCATCTTTCTAATCTCCAGTATGACAGGCTGTTAGGCTTAGGGTTGAGTTCGGGTTTCAAGGTTTGGCTAAGGCACAACGTCAACGTTGGCTTTTGATCCACTCCAACGGCTAAAAGCACGTTGGAGTGGATCAATTGATTCAGAACTGGTATCCAAATTTTCTGGCTCAGACGAGCTGGATTGAGCTACCGTTTCAATGATCGTTTCCTTAGTATCAGTTGTACTAGGGTCAGTTTGAACGTTAATCATCTCAAAGATTAGGGACAACTGTCTCTTCCTCCCGGTAACTGAGTGTTCTTGATTTTAACTAAAAGATTACTAATTACTAATTGCTTTGTGCAAGTTAACTTTTTCCTAACGCAG harbors:
- a CDS encoding PIN domain-containing protein, giving the protein MSYLLDTNIVSDLVKKPTGLVAHQIKQVGEANIYTSIIVACELRFGAKKKGSKRLQDNLEAILVALTILPLEPPVAEYYAAIRTELEQSGNLIGPNDLLIAAHTLAEGMTLVTDNVREFSRVPNLNLENWLSSGN
- a CDS encoding AbrB/MazE/SpoVT family DNA-binding domain-containing protein, giving the protein MESQCQVHLWCDGDQQMLRIPSEFQLPSNEVILRKENHCLIIEPVGKPSLLAVLATLPQLDEDFPDVDEGLPPLEEIEL